TCGCGTCTCGTCCACGAAGTCATAGCGGTCGAGAATCCGGAGATTGATCAGCGCGATGAGTAGAAGGCGCCACAGCACACCGACGCTGTGTCGCGTCAGCGCGATCGCCCCATGCCGCGCTCGGTAGTCGGCGAAGTGCGCGCGCAGCACCGGCCCCATCCGCGGCTGCCCACGCGGATCGCACAGGATGAGCCGGCCGCCGGGAGCCAGTTGCGCGTGGATCGCCTGCAGGGCTTCCAACTTGTCAGGGAGCGTGTAGAAGGTGTTGTTGATCACCACGCAGTCCGGATCGCCCCAATCGATCGGGTCGAAGATCGAGGCATTGCGGAAGTCGATCTCGGCGCTGCGCCACGCGGCATCCGGTCGCGTGCGCGATCGGGTCGCGGTCTCGCGTGCGCGATCGAGCATCTCCGCCTGTCGATCGATCCCGAGGTAGCTCACCGGCGCTGCAATGTGATGCAGGAGCCCCCCGGTCCCGCAACCCAAGTCGACCAGCTTCGAGCCCGCGGGGATCTTGCCGGCGACCGCATCCATCATGTCGCGGTAGGGATAGGATCGAGTGACCGTTGGATACACCCGGGCGTAGACTCGCCACAGCAAGGACTCAGTGCGCATGAACGATGATCCCATCGATCCGGTCCTCCCTCGTGACGCCGCATCATGGTGAGCGCCCCGGCTCCACTGGCGACGGGCCAGACCGCGAGGGGGTGGTTGGAGAGCAACCGACGCGCCGACGCTGAACAACCCATCGCCTTGTTGCATCACAGGCTACCCGGGTAGAATCGGCACCGCTACCGTGTTTCGGCAACAAATCGGCAACGGACGGGAACCGCCGCTGGCGGCACTCCGCCGTGCCTGCCGGTGCCATGGACCCGACACGCGGATGCGCACGACGAACGGACCCCATCGCCGGACGGCCCGAGAGCCCCCGCCGCGGAGCACCCATGCCCCTCGACGTCATCACCCCCGACGCCGTCCGCGAGGCCCTGCGCGCCCTGCGCTACGCCAACGAGCTGCGCGGTTCGCCGCTCCTCCATCTCGACATCGTGTCGCTTCGCCTCCGCGCCGACGACCTAGCGGACACCCGGCAGGGCCGCGCCTGGGCGCTCGGGCGCTGTCTCGAGGACGTCGTCGATGAACAGCTCCGGCGCCTGCGCGGCGCGCCGACCGGCGCGTCGGCCGGGGCGGCATCGACATCGACGGCGGCGCGGCACATGCCCGACGACGAGCTGGCGCAGCTGTGGCAGGACCTCCAGTCCGGCAGCGCCGACCGCCTGGACTGGGCGCTCCTGCACTGGCGCTACCTGTCCCCGACGCGGCAACCGGTGCGGGCCGTCGAGCGCGCGCTCGGGGTGGCGGCTCGAACCGTGCAGAACCGGGTGGCGCGCGGCGTGGCC
Above is a window of Candidatus Avedoeria danica DNA encoding:
- a CDS encoding class I SAM-dependent methyltransferase, encoding MRTESLLWRVYARVYPTVTRSYPYRDMMDAVAGKIPAGSKLVDLGCGTGGLLHHIAAPVSYLGIDRQAEMLDRARETATRSRTRPDAAWRSAEIDFRNASIFDPIDWGDPDCVVINNTFYTLPDKLEALQAIHAQLAPGGRLILCDPRGQPRMGPVLRAHFADYRARHGAIALTRHSVGVLWRLLLIALINLRILDRYDFVDETRMRALIAGAGFDAESVEVVYAGQNQLVVATKPRPDES